Proteins found in one Triticum aestivum cultivar Chinese Spring chromosome 4D, IWGSC CS RefSeq v2.1, whole genome shotgun sequence genomic segment:
- the LOC123098622 gene encoding solute carrier family 25 member 44, translating into MSFSVAGMEKERGAAAAVEEIRRLPAEVNWEMLDKSRFFVLGAALFSGVSAALYPAVVVKTHLQVAPPPQAAAATVRAILGRDGLRGFYRGFGASLAGTVPARALYMAALEATKSSVGSAAVRFGVSEPAASAVASAAAGVSAAVAAQVVWTPVDVISQRLMVQTSAACRYAGGADAFRKILAADGVRGLYRGFGLSIITYAPSNAVWWASYAMAQRFAWRVVGADRSESYPALMAVQGASAAVAGGAAALVTMPLDTVKTRLQVMETDAAVARPTLGSTMRGLLKEGGWAACYRGLGPRWGSMSLSAATMVTTYELLKRLSAKEGSLG; encoded by the coding sequence ATGAGCTTCAGCGTTGCGGGCATGGAGAAggagcgcggcgcggcggcggcggtggaggagatccggcgcCTGCCGGCGGAGGTCAACTGGGAGATGCTCGACAAGTCCCGCTTCTTCGTCCTTGGCGCCGCCCTCTTCTCGGGCGTCTCCGCCGCGCTCTACCCGGCCGTCGTCGTCAAGACGCACCTGCAGGTTGCGCCGCCCccgcaggccgccgccgccaccgtcaggGCCATCCTCGGCCGCGACGGCCTCCGGGGCTTCTACCGCGGCTTCGGCGCCTCGCTGGCCGGCACCGTGCCCGCGCGCGCGCTCTACATGGCCGCGCTCGAGGCCACCAAGAGCTCCGTCGGGTCCGCCGCCGTCCGGTTCGGGGTCTCGGAGCCCGCGGCGTCGGCGGTCGCCTCCGCCGCGGCGGGGGTCTCGGCCGCCGTCGCCGCGCAGGTCGTGTGGACCCCCGTGGACGTCATCAGCCAGCGGCTGATGGTCCAGACCTCCGCCGCCTGCCGCTACGCCGGCGGCGCGGACGCGTTCAGGAAGATCCTCGCGGCCGACGGCGTCCGCGGCCTGTACCGCGGCTTCGGCCTCTCCATCATCACCTACGCGCCGTCCAACGCGGTATGGTGGGCGTCCTACGCCATGGCGCAGCGCTTCGCGTGGCGCGTCGTGGGCGCCGACCGCTCCGAGAGCTACCCGGCCCTGATGGCCGTGCAGGGCGCCAGCGCGGCCGTGGCCGGGGGCGCGGCGGCCCTGGTGACCATGCCGCTGGACACCGTGAAGACGCGGCTCCAGGTGATGGAGACGGACGCGGCGGTGGCGCGGCCGACGCTGGGGAGCACCATGCGGGGGCTGCTCAAGGAGGGCGGGTGGGCCGCGTGCTACCGAGGCCTCGGGCCGAGGTGGGGCTCCATGTCGCTCTCCGCCGCCACCATGGTCACCACCTACGAGCTCCTGAAGCGGCTGTCGGCCAAGGAGGGCTCCCTGGGCTAG